The proteins below are encoded in one region of Penicillium psychrofluorescens genome assembly, chromosome: 4:
- a CDS encoding uncharacterized protein (ID:PFLUO_006061-T1.cds;~source:funannotate): MDAATSQPLADRPTNTHLASTTTTDKKGDLSMDYHRQMLQGKLESDDKQPTAYVSPSDDIMSPCTKKLSDIKGKRFKNAGKPQSLFAKLGKKSYEQSASTSTATESGTVQ; this comes from the exons ATGGACGCAGCAACATCCCAGCCTCTGGCTGACCGACCCACAAACACCCACCTggccagcaccaccaccaccgacaaGAAGGGTGACCTCTCTATGGACTACCACCGCCAGATGCTGCAGGGGAAGCTGGAAAGCGACGACAA GCAACCAACCGCCTACGTCTCCCCCTCGGACGATATCATGAGTCCCTGTACGAAGAAACTGAGTGATATCAAGGGCAAACGGTTCAAGAA TGCCGGCAAGCCACAGTCTCTGTTCGCCAAGTTGGGCAAGAAGAGCTACGAGCAGTCTGCCTCGACCTCAACCGCGACGGAGAGCGGTACCGTTCAATAG
- a CDS encoding uncharacterized protein (ID:PFLUO_006062-T1.cds;~source:funannotate), whose translation MAASTRIPPIAQPFVSDRAKKTLDLVEQFVENDCIPADAVFQAQLGEGEKRWTTTPAVLEDLKAKAKKLGLWNMFLPKNHFKQGAGYSNLEYGLMAELLGKSKIASEATNNAAPDTGNMEVFAKYGSEAQKQQWLAPLLDGQIRSAFLMTEPDIASSDATNIELDIRREGNEYVLNGSKWWSSGAGDPRCKIYLVMGKTDAKNPDPYKQQSVILVPAGTPGMKVHRMLTVYGYDDAPHGHGHITFKNVRVPVSNMVLGEGRGFEIIQGRLGPGRIHHAMRTIGAAEKAVEWMIVRINDERKKPFGQPLSSHGVILEWIAKSRIEIDAARLIVLNAAIKIDQGDAKSALKEIAQAKVLAPQSALTVIDRAVQSYGAAGVCQDTPLAYLWAGIRTLRIADGPDEVHLQQLGRRENRTRKDAVTKKLTWQRDEADRLLNASGFKPKSQL comes from the exons atggccgcctcTACCCGTATTCCTCCTATCGCCCAGCCCTTCGTCAGCGACCGGGCCAAGAAGACTCTCGACCTG GTCGAGCAATTCGTTGAGAATGACTGCATTCCCGCAGACGCGGTCTTCCAGGCccagctgggcgagggcgagaagcgctGGACGACAACCCccgccgtgctggaggacctcaaggccaaggcgaagaagctcggTCTGTGGAATATGTTCCTGCCCAAGAACCACTTCAAACAGGGCGCGGGATACAGTAACCTCGAGTACGGCCTGATGGCTGAGTTGCTgggcaagagcaagattGCCTCCGAG GCTACTAATAACGCTGCCCCGGATACTGGTAACATGGAGGTGTTTGCCAAGTACGGCAGTGAGGCCCAGAAGCAGCAGTGGCTTGCTCCCCTGCTGGACGGCCAGATCCGCTCCGCGTTCCTGATGACGGAGCCTGATATTGCTTCGAGTGATGCGACGAACATCGAGTTGGATATTCGTCGGGAAGGCAATGAATATGTTCTCAATGGCTCG AAATGGTGGTCCTCCGGCGCTGGCGACCCCCGCTGCAAGATCTACCTGGTAATGGGCAAGACGGACGCCAAGAACCCCGATCCCTACAAGCAGCAGTCGGTGATACTAGTCCCCGCCGGCACGCCGGGGATGAAAGTCCACCGGATGCTGACGGTGTATGGGTACGACGACGCGCCGCACGGCCACGGACACATCACGTTCAAGAACGTGCGCGTGCCCGTGAGCAACATGGTGCTGGGCGAGGGCCGCGGGTTCGAAATCATCCAGGGCCGCCTCGGCCCCGGACGCATCCACCATGCGATGCGGACGATCGGCGCCGCGGAGAAGGCGGTCGAATGGATGATTGTGCGGATCAACGACGAGCGCAAGAAGCCCTTTGGCCAGCCGCTGTCGTCGCATGGGGTTATTCTCGAGTGGATCGCCAAGTCGCGGATCGAAATCGATGCCGCGCGCTTGATTGTCCTTAATGCTGCGATCAAGATCGATCAGGGCGACGCCAAGTCTGCGCTCAAGGAGATCGCGCAGGCCAAGGTCCTCGCGCCCCAGTCCGCGCTGACCGTCATCGATCGCGCGGTGCAGTCTTACGGCGCCGCTGGTGTCTGCCAGGATACGCCGCTGGCCTACCTCTGGGCGGGGATTCGGACTCTGCGCATCGCGGATGGGCCCGATGAGGTTCACCTGCAACAGCTGGGCCGTCGGGAGAACCGCACCCGAAAGGATGCGGTCACCAAGAAGCTGACCTGGCAGCGGGATGAGGCGGATCGCCTCCTGAATGCTAGCGGCTTCAAGCCTAAGAGCCAGCTGTGA
- a CDS encoding uncharacterized protein (ID:PFLUO_006063-T1.cds;~source:funannotate), with protein sequence MVLAKSKNSVGLGNSLMNDRFGKGKASSQKKASHNNAIARKGINGETYVTNEAKEASWVKMRSITEQAALDEFLSTAELAGTDFTAEKINNVKIIHTDQKNPFLLSASEEKSAVKKHERNKGRLTVPRRPQWDQSTTPQQLETMERESLLDWRRGLAALQENHDLLMTPFERNLEVWRQLWRVIERSDLIVQIVDARNPLQFRSEDLEKYVKEIDPRKKNLLLVNKADMLTDRQREAWAEYFETNSINFRFFSAHLAKERIEAELLKESEADSEDEDLAESAQKMNVQDEEDEEDSEEEEEEEEEEKEEIDQEAKAKLADPDQSLGAHILDVDELEELFLANSPDTLPQNNEEGEPPKQKTTIGLVGYPNVGKSSTINALLGAKKVSVSATPGKTKHFQTLYLSPEILLCDCPGLVFPNFATTKAELVVNGVLPIDQQREFTGPAGLVAKRIPKHFLENVYGVKILTRPLEEGGTGIPTASEILRAYARARGFSTQGIGQPDESRAARYVLKDYVNGKLLFVHPPPVPEDEEPIDADAFNQELYDMAHLPLKRQEMLLAKAAADADDEDLDSDIASFVSGQPASPAPQGKRSRNIDTGFFGSETGPSSGRLMLPFQSQYTEQGQQMRKQLTGRKERMMVALERGVDVSEVREAGSKKHFKGNKRRAKATRKTAEDNDYY encoded by the coding sequence ATGGTGCTGGCAAAATCCAAAAACAGCGTGGGGCTGGGCAACAGCCTCATGAACGATCGCTTCGGCAAGGGCAAAGCGTccagccagaagaaggcctcGCACAACAACGCCATTGCCCGCAAGGGCATCAACGGCGAGACCTACGTCACAAAtgaggccaaggaggcatCATGGGTGAAGATGCGCAGTATCACGGAGCAGGCCGCCCTTGATGAATTCCTGAGCACTGCCGAGCTGGCCGGTACCGACTTCACAGCCGAAAAAATCAACAACGTCAAGATTATCCACACCGACCAGAAGAaccccttcctcctctctgCGTCCGAGGAGAAGTCGGCGGTCAAGAAACACGAGAGGAATAAGGGTCGTCTGACTGTTCCGAGGCGGCCGCAGTGGGATCAGTCCACGACCCCCCAGCAGCTGGAGACCATGGAGCGGGAAAGTCTGTTGGACTGGCGGAGAGGGTTGGCAGCGTTGCAGGAGAACCATGATCTGCTGATGACTCCATTCGAGCGCAATCTAGAGGTCTGGCGGCAGTTGTGGCGAGTGATCGAGCGGTCGGATCTGATTGTGCAGATTGTCGATGCGCGCAACCCGCTCCAGTTCCGTtcggaggatctggagaaatatgtcaaggagattgatCCACGGAAGAAGAACCTTTTGCTCGTCAACAAGGCAGACATGTTGACCGATAGGCAAAGAGAGGCCTGGGCGGAGTACTTTGAGACGAACAGCATCaacttccgcttcttctcggctCATCTCGCCAAGGAGCGAATTGAGGCTGAATTGCTGAAGGAGTCTGAGGCGGAcagtgaagacgaagatttGGCAGAGTCGGCCCAGAAGATGAACGTtcaagacgaagaagatgaggaggacagcgaggaagaggaggaagaagaagaagaagaaaaagaagaaatcgaCCAAGAAGCCAAGGCCAAACTGGCCGACCCTGACCAGTCCCTAGGCGCGCATATTCTAGATGTGGATGAGCTGGAAGAACTCTTCCTGGCAAACTCGCCAGACACACTACCGCAGAACAACGAGGAGGGCGAGccgccgaagcagaagaCGACCATCGGTCTGGTCGGCTACCCGAACGTGGGTAAGTCAAGCACGATCAACGCTCTCCTAGGCGCAAAGAAAGTATCTGTCTCTGCCACACCTGGCAAGACGAAGCACTTCCAGACTCTCTATCTCTCGCCCGAAATTCTCCTGTGCGATTGTCCCGGTCTGGTGTTCCCCAACTTCGCCACGACCAAGGCCGAGCTAGTCGTCAACGGCGTGCTACCAATCGACCAGCAGCGCGAGTTCACCGGCCCTGCGGGTCTCGTCGCGAAGCGGATCCCTAAACACTTCCTGGAGAACGTCTACGGCGTGAAAATCCTCACCCGCCCACTGGAGGAGGGCGGCACCGGCATTCCAACCGCCAGCGAGATCCTGCGCGCCTACGCCCGCGCCCGTGGCTTCTCCACCCAAGGTATCGGTCAACCCGATGAGTCCCGTGCAGCTCGTTACGTGCTCAAGGACTACGTGAACGGCAAGCTCCTCTTCGTGCACCCGCCCCCCGTCCCAGAAGACGAGGAGCCCATCGACGCGGACGCCTTCAACCAAGAGCTCTACGACATGGCGCACCTACCCCTTAAACGGCAGGAGATGCTCCtcgccaaggccgccgcggatgccgacgacgaagaccTGGACTCGGACATTGCGTCTTTTGTGTCAGGGCAGCCCGCTAGCCCCGCACCGCAGGGCAAGCGCTCCCGCAACATCGACACGGGCTTCTTTGGGAGTGAAACCGGCCCGTCGTCCGGCCGTCTCATGCTGCCCTTCCAGTCCCAGTACACGGAGCAGGGCCAGCAGATGCGCAAGCAGTTGACCGGCCGCAAGGAGCGGATGATGGTTGCGCTAGAGCGGGGCGTCGATGTCTCCGAGGTGCGCGAGGCGGGTTCCAAGAAGCATTTCAAGGGCAACAAGCGCCGTGCTAAGGCGACGCGCAAGACTGCCGAGGATAATGATTATTATTAA
- a CDS encoding uncharacterized protein (ID:PFLUO_006064-T1.cds;~source:funannotate) produces MPPRKQWIDKKTASTFQLFHRPQNDPLIHNPDADDRVLHQVSGPAPAPSSAASTASNKPSRNLSDLTSEFGSDAVRQNEGEAANYGIFYDDSKYDYMKHLRELGTGGGDSYFVDAKAEKGKAKAKGMKLEDALRQVSLDEESQSAFGGPSVYGSQYGDMRSTASSFVRKPTYQDQQNIPDAIAGFQPDMDPRLREALEALEDEAYVDDGDDDIFGELTANAEELDTGDWEDTLFDHDEEDDGWESDATEKAPVQTYTSEAQDHLEDDDTPESLAPGELPEHDHPAPDLHPQDQEWMQEFAKFKKDAKAGNVPGPAAPTIAPSEQRTLASTIFTAGGTPVRRKKRKGAMTNPSAYSMTSSALARTDGHRLLDDRFDRVEALYALDEDEEYDDSMSMVSGMTGATGMTGVSMASSQAPSLVDANGEVISSRSDFNNVMDDFLAGFDDKTSSQAKRKGAKAKRGKNGNEAIGIRMLDEVRQGLGPARVSGSARGVPGRA; encoded by the exons atGCCGCCTCGCAAGCAGTGGAT TGACAAGAAAACCGCGAGCAccttccagctcttccaccgGCCCCAAAATGACCCTTTGATCCATAACCCGGACGCCGATGACCGCGTGCTGCATCAAGTCTCCGGCCCTGCGCCGGCTCCATCCTCGGCCGCATCAACGGCATCAAACAAGCCGTCGCGCAATCTATCCGACTTAACGTCCGAATTCGGCTCGGACGCCGTCCGCCAGAATGAGGGCGAGGCCGCCAACTATGGCATTTTCTACGACGACTCCAAGTATGACTATATGAAGCACTTGCGGGAACTCGGTACTGGAGGAGGCGACTCGTATTTTGTCGATGCCAAGGCGGAAAAGGGCAAGGCAAAGGCCAAGGGCATGAAGCTGGAGGATGCCCTGCGACAGGTCTCCTTGGATGAGGAATCACAGAGCGCCTTCGGCGGCCCGAGTGTGTATGGGTCCCAATATGGTGACATGCGGTCAACGGCATCTTCGTTTGTTCGGAAACCGACATACCAGGACCAGCAGAACATTCCCGATGCGATTGCAGGCTTTCAACCCGATATGGACCCGCGGTTGCGAGAGGCTCTGGAggctctggaagatgaagcctATGTggatgacggcgatgatgacatcTTCGGCGAACTGACAGCGAATGCTGAGGAACTTGACACGGGTGATTGGGAGGACACACTGTTCGAccatgacgaagaggacgacggGTGGGAGTCGGATGCCACCGAGAAGGCACCTGTGCAGACGTATACGTCAGAAGCACAGGATCacctcgaagatgatgatacCCCAGAGAGCCTTGCGCCCGGCGAGCTGCCGGAGCATGACCATCCAGCCCCGGATCTTCACCCACAGGACCAAGAATGGATGCAGGAATTCGCCAAGTTCAAGAAAGACGCCAAGGCAGGCAACGTCCCTGGACCCGCCGCACCAACCATTGCACCCTCGGAGCAGCGTACGCTTGCATCCACTATCTTCACAGCCGGAGGGACGCCGGTCCGtcgcaagaagcgcaagggcGCAATGACCAACCCATCCGCCTACTCGATGACATCGTCTGCTCTAGCACGCACGGACGGCCACCGCCTGCTGGACGACCGGTTCGACCGCGTCGAGGCACTGTACGcgctcgacgaggatgaggagtACGACGACAGCATGTCCATGGTTAGCGGAATGACCGGCGCTACAGGGATGACTGGCGTGTCTATGGCATCGTCTCAAGCGCCGAGTCTTGTCGACGCGAATGGCGAAGTCATCTCCTCGCGCAGCGACTTCAACAACGTTATGGATGACTTCCTAGCGGGATTCGACGACAAAACCAGCTCCCAGGCAAAGCGGAAGGGCGCCAAAGCGAAGCGCGGCAAGAACGGCAACGAGGCCATCGGAATTCGTATGCTCGACGAGGTTCGCCAGGGTCTCGGACCGGCGCGTGTGTCGGGCAGTGCTCGTGGTGTCCCCGGACGAGCATag
- a CDS encoding uncharacterized protein (ID:PFLUO_006065-T1.cds;~source:funannotate) produces MSPQISAHFHNKKWFSFDLDDTLHEFRAASGQASAAVFERIYALTGTTISALEATYADILRASTTNAFTDGRSSAEYRRERFSRLLKAHGVAELVDVESLLDTYQSSLKGYLKLKPDARSLLRTLHGQGKKILVVTEGPQDAQLWTLQELGLMPLVDVLVTTNEMRRSKVDGLFQAVLEKYAIPAPDMVYFGDSLARDIVPARELGISAVLFDERQEARLDDLGDLRVDSWGKVEELVVHHCTDQDIL; encoded by the coding sequence ATGTCACCCCAAATCTCAGCCCATTTTCACAACAAAAAATGGTTCAgcttcgacctcgacgacacACTCCACGAGTTCCGCGCCGCTTCAGGGCAGGCCTCAGCAGCCGTCTTCGAAAGAATCTACGCCTTGACAGGTACAACCATCTCCGCCCTTGAAGCAACATATGCCGATATCCTACGCGCATCAACAACCAATGCATTCACCGACGGCCGGTCATCAGCCGAGTATCGGCGCGAGCGGTTCTCTCGTCTCCTGAAAGCACACGGCGTAGCTGAGCTCGTAGATGTCGAGTCATTGCTGGATACGTATCAGAGCTCGCTAAAGGGATATCTCAAACTCAAGCCTGATGCACGGTCTCTTCTACGGACGCTGCATGGCCAAGGGAAAAAGATCTTGGTTGTTACCGAGGGACCGCAGGATGCGCAGCTGTGGACGTTGCAGGAGCTAGGATTGATGCCTTTGGTGGATGTGCTTGTTACGACGAATGAGATGCGGAGGTCCAAGGTTGATGGCTTGTTTCAAGCTGTTTTGGAGAAATATGCTATTCCTGCACCGGATATGGTTTATTTTGGGGATAGCCTGGCGCGGGATATCGTCCCCGCTAGAGAGCTGGGGATCTCGGCTGTACTGTTTGATGAGAGGCAGGAGGCGAGGCTGGATGATTTGGGTGATTTGCGGGTTGATTCTTGGGGAAAGGTGGAAGAACTAGTCGTTCATCATTGCACAGATCAGGATATATTGTAG
- a CDS encoding uncharacterized protein (ID:PFLUO_006066-T1.cds;~source:funannotate) — protein sequence MLGRIGGQTLRCAVRRPVSRRLCDRKCFASSANGSATAPSAPSPLGAITVELDRVAPRFEVPASQITILDSPANFYTTLKSKIRNARRRIYLSTLYIGKTEYELIETINQALRDNPKLKVSILTDALRGTRETPDPSCASLLCSLVAEHGPERVDIRMFHTPNLTGLRKKWIPRRINEGWGLQHMKLYGIDDEIILSGANLSQDYFTNRLDRYHVFDSKALTDYYARIHHAVCSLSFKVLPDPHNHSGYLLDWPSANGSPSPLKSPEGFIAHASTVLNPLIQPAEQKPALPSSSSQTFVYPVSQFTPLLNPDTSTEYPAVTSILRLLSESSTFTGARWLFTAGYFNIHPVLSSLLISSTSTSSDTASTTQGTVLTASPWANGFYGSPGVSGMLPAAYTHLSARFLDRVAEAQCANSIQLKEWRRGTVGTPGGWTYHAKGLWITLPREDHPSLTFVGSSNYTKRSYSLDIEIGALVVTNDQDLKRKLGEETEWLQNDAKAISREDLRRTERRVRWNVRLAMWIVEKVGGAL from the exons ATGCTCGGCCGCATTGGGGGCCAGACACTTCGCTGCGCCGTGAGGAGGCCAGTTTCTCGTCGCCTATGCGATCGCAAGTGCTTTGCGTCCAGCGCCAATGGTTCTGCGACTGCGCCGTCTGCGCCCTCGCCGCTCGGGGCAATCACCGTCGAACTCGATCGTGTTGCGCCGCGATTTGAGGTCCCAGCATCTCAGATTACAATATTGGATTCTCCGGCCAATTTCTATACGACTCTGAAG AGCAAAATTCGCAACGCCCGTCGCCGCATCTATCTTTCGACGTTGTACATTGGCAAGACGGAATACGAGCTTATTGAGACCATTAATCAAGCCCTGCGCGACAACCCGAAGCTCAAAGTATCCATCCTGACCGATGCGCTGCGAGGCACTCGCGAAACGCCAGATCCGTCGtgcgcttctcttctctgttcGCTTGTCGCAGAACATGGGCCGGAACGGGTTGATATTCGGATGTTTCACACGCCAAATCTTACAGGGCTGAGAAAGAAGTGGATTCCTCGGAGGATCAATGAGGGATGGGGTTTGCAGCATATGAAACTATATGGTATTGATGATGAGATCATTCTTTCGGG AGCGAACTTGTCCCAAGACTACTTCACCAACCGTTTGGATCGATATCATGTGTTCGATTCCAAGGCGTTGACGGACTACTACGCCCGAATCCATCACGCGGTCTGCAGCCTGAGCTTCAAGGTCTTGCCGGACCCTCACAACCATTCAGGCTATCTTTTGGATTGGCCTTCCGCTAATGGATCACCGTCGCCGCTGAAGAGCCCTGAGGGTTTCATTGCACATGCATCCACCGTGCTCAACCCACTCATCCAGCCAGCCGAGCAAAAACCAGCCCTTCCATCCTCATCAAGTCAAACGTTTGTATACCCCGTCTCACAGTTCACTCCACTCTTGAACCCCGACACCTCCACCGAATATCCAGCCGTCACCAGCATCCTGCGCCTGCTGTCCGAGTCTTCAACATTCACAGGCGCCCGGTGGCTTTTCACAGCCGGCTACTTCAACATCCACCCCGttctctcctccctccttaTCTCTAGCACATCTACCAGCTCCGATACCGCGTCCACCACCCAGGGAACAGTCCTAACCGCCTCACCTTGGGCCAATGGATTCTACGGCTCCCCAGGCGTGTCCGGCATGCTCCCCGCGGCCTACACGCATCTTTCAGCGCGCTTCCTCGACCGCGTCGCCGAGGCACAGTGCGCAAACTCCATTCAGCTGAAGGAATGGCGCCGCGGCACAGTCGGCACGCCAGGCGGATGGACCTACCACGCCAAGGGTCTATGGATCACGCTCCCGCGCGAGGATCATCCCAGTCTCACGTTCGTCGGGAGCAGCAACTATACCAAGCGCAGCTACAGTCTTGATATTGAAATTGGTGCATTGGTCGTCACGAATGATCAGGACCTGAAGCGGAAACTTGGTGAAGAGACCGAGTGGCTTCAGAACGACGCAAAGGCTATCTCGCGCGAAGATCTGAGACGCACGGAGCGCCGCGTTAGATGGAATGTTCGGCTTGCTATGTGGATTGTGGAGAAGGTTGGCGGTGCGCTTTAG
- a CDS encoding uncharacterized protein (ID:PFLUO_006067-T1.cds;~source:funannotate), whose translation MPTTSQAPDALSIDGHVFRINYDVPKEITEELEELFDRDEKYEEIPEHLKAYEIEPVDSDEIEAEELARREKETKKNMEQIKEMMRARREEESKKEEQQFQEETPTK comes from the coding sequence ATGCCCACTACGAGCCAAGCACCGGATGCCCTGAGCATCGACGGCCATGTATTCCGCATCAACTACGACGTCCCAAAGGAAATCACTGAGGAACTAGAGGAGCTATTCGACCGGGACGAAAAGTATGAGGAGATTCCGGAACATCTGAAAGCATATGAGATCGAGCCAGTCGATTCGGATGAAATAGAGGCTGAAGAGCTTGCACGACgagaaaaggaaacaaagaaaaacatggaACAGATCAAAGAGATGATGAGGGCACGACGGGAAGAGGAATCaaagaaggaagagcaaCAGTTTCAAGAGGAGACACCAACGAAATGA
- a CDS encoding uncharacterized protein (ID:PFLUO_006068-T1.cds;~source:funannotate) — MSTILRTLRNLRRIGLKEYGHQMQYIGDTKAGTLIGVDRFGNKFYENMEEELPLRTRWVDYKEVEYDASHIEPGWHAWISYMVDSPPTVDKILQTGIRPWELPEHRPNQTLSRTAFKTYSTTRPKYAAWTPTAAPR; from the exons ATGTCGACGATCTTGAGGACGCTGCGCAATCTGCGCCGGATTGGACTGAAG GAATATGGCCACCAGATGCAG TACATTG GCGATACCAAAGCCGGAACCCTGATCGGAGTCGACCGCTTCGGAAACAAATTCTACGAGAAcatggaggaggagctgcccC TCCGGACACGATGGGTCGACTACAAGGAGGTCGAATACGATGCCTCTCACATTGAGCCTGGCTG GCACGCCTGGATTTCCTACATGGTCGACTCGCCCCCGACTGTCGACAAGATCCTCCAGACTGGTATTCGCCCTTGGGAGCTGCCGGAGCATCGGCCCAACCAGACCCTCTCCCGGACTGCTTTCAAGACCTACTCGAC CACCCGGCCCAAGTACGCTGCCTGGACTCCTACTGCTGCTCCGCGGTAA